A region from the Aulosira sp. FACHB-615 genome encodes:
- a CDS encoding apolipoprotein A1/A4/E family protein, producing the protein MIENGDANEIKRDYLEILESLLKLIQQKAKSKDIKTNDDVTINVGREKVYKGAIGEKPSKNTLTPEQVNKIRIAISDPKKSQGTISIKIGKQEVFRVQDGQVKTDKLGLAPIEQAPAQKTAQKSQVKTPDSVETIQKQIQDLQSKVEAQQKIIDGLQKNQQTPELVSKLAAQVSELSKSLEQQQKFIENIQKALSAINERSLSPIQNTKLQNWVGTVEKSLKQTTKKLFEKIKDVLTPAVTKLRAKVNKQASDLKQKIDTRVNGVKNTIKQSVQEVKSNINKSVDNAKAKALEQSIKALLKIFGQTNPDGSLSFKSASFDFEQQGESVVVRAKNGDIVLEDGELSPNLSRQQSEALDKVYSVVSRSHKLEIDATQKESASAFRKMGR; encoded by the coding sequence ATGATTGAAAATGGAGATGCCAATGAAATCAAACGAGACTATCTAGAGATTTTAGAATCTTTACTTAAACTGATTCAACAGAAAGCAAAATCAAAAGACATAAAAACTAATGATGATGTAACTATTAATGTTGGTAGAGAGAAAGTCTACAAAGGTGCTATTGGAGAAAAGCCATCCAAAAATACACTGACCCCAGAACAAGTTAACAAGATTAGGATAGCTATCTCAGACCCGAAAAAATCTCAGGGGACAATCTCAATTAAGATTGGAAAACAAGAAGTTTTTCGTGTTCAAGATGGTCAAGTTAAAACTGATAAATTAGGCTTGGCTCCAATAGAGCAAGCTCCAGCCCAGAAAACAGCACAGAAAAGTCAAGTTAAAACTCCAGATAGTGTAGAAACTATCCAAAAACAAATTCAGGATTTACAATCTAAAGTAGAAGCACAGCAGAAAATCATTGACGGACTTCAAAAAAACCAACAGACACCTGAATTAGTTTCCAAATTAGCTGCTCAAGTTAGTGAATTGAGTAAATCATTAGAGCAACAACAAAAATTCATAGAGAATATCCAAAAAGCTCTTTCAGCAATAAATGAACGGTCTTTATCGCCAATTCAAAATACTAAACTTCAAAATTGGGTAGGAACGGTTGAGAAGTCTCTAAAACAAACTACCAAAAAATTATTTGAGAAAATTAAAGATGTGCTGACACCCGCAGTCACAAAGCTTAGAGCTAAAGTAAATAAACAAGCTAGTGACTTAAAACAAAAAATAGACACGCGGGTGAATGGTGTTAAAAACACTATTAAGCAAAGTGTTCAAGAGGTTAAATCTAACATTAATAAATCTGTTGATAATGCTAAAGCTAAAGCACTTGAACAAAGTATAAAAGCACTCCTGAAGATTTTTGGTCAAACCAACCCAGATGGTTCTTTAAGTTTCAAAAGTGCTAGTTTTGATTTTGAACAGCAAGGTGAGAGTGTAGTTGTTCGGGCTAAAAATGGGGATATAGTTCTTGAGGATGGAGAGTTATCTCCTAATCTTTCAAGGCAGCAGTCAGAAGCACTTGATAAAGTTTATTCTGTTGTTAGTAGAAGTCATAAACTTGAGATAGATGCCACCCAAAAAGAATCAGCATCTGCTTTTAGAAAAATGGGTAGATAA